A region of the Roseiflexus sp. RS-1 genome:
GACGGCGCCCTGGCTCCGGCATATCGGCGCAAAGACGGAAGCGCATATGGACTTCAAGACCGTCGTGAAGGATCAGAGTTACACCACCTTCGACGGCATGATCAAGATCGAGCATCAGAGTCGCGCAACTGTCTCGCGGCTCGAGGAGCATGCGCTCCATCTTTCGCCCAAAGCCCGCAGCGACTCCATCCCCGGACTGATGATCGACACCAACGATGTCGCCAGGGCGGGGCATGCGTCGACCAGCGGCGAGGTGGATGAGGAGCAGTTGTTCTATATGCGCTCACGCGGCATTCCGCGTGACGAAGCCATCCATCTGATCGTGATGGGCTTCTTCGAGCCGGTGCTTGATCGTATTCCCAACGATGCGCTGCGTCAGCGGATCGCGGAGATGATCGAAGCAAAGATATAATGAAGGTGCGCCGATGACTATCAACGCCAGCCTGACTCTGTTCGATATTGTGACGCTGCGGCGTGAGTTCCCGATCCTCAATCAGGCGGTGCATGGGAAAACGCTGGCGTTCCTCGACAGTGCAGCATCGTCGCAGAAACCGCGCCGTGTCATCGATTGCCTGGAAGATTATTACCGGCGCTATAATGCGAATGTCCATCGCGGCATTTATCGGCTGAGCGAGGAAGCGACGTTCGCCTTCGAGCGGGCGCGTGGCAAGGTGGCGCGCTTCATCAACGCTCGCAGTCAGCGCGAGATCGTGTTCGTGCGGAATACGACCGAGGCAATCAACCTGGTGGCGCGGAGTTGGGGCGATGCCAACCTGCGCGAAGGGGATCGCATTCTGCTCAGCATCATGGAGCACCATTCGAACCTGGTGCCCTGGCAAATGCTGGCACAGCGCACCGGCGCGAAACTGGAGTTTCTGCCGATCGACGGCGAAGGTCGCCTGGCGCTCGACAACCTGGAAGTGCAACTCGAAGGGGTGCGTCTGGTGGCGATCACGCAACAGTCGAATGTGCTGGGGACGATCAATCCGGTGGCGGAGATCGCGCAACGCGCCCATGCCGTCGGTGCGCTGGTGCTGGTGGACGGCGCGCAGAGCGTACCGCACATGCCGGTGGATGTTCAGGCGCTCGATATCGATTTCCTGGCGTTCAGCGGTCATAAGATGTGTGGTCCGACCGGGATCGGGGTGCTGTGGGGTCGGCGCGCGATCCTGGAACAGATGCCGCCATTTCTCGGTGGTGGATCGATGATCAAGGTGGTAGGGCTGCACGAATCGACCTACGCTGATGTTCCGGCGCGCTTCGAAGCGGGCACACCGGCAATCGCCGAAGCCATCGCGCTTGGCGAAGCGGTCGATTTTCTTCAGGAGATCGGGATGGATCGGATCTATGCCCACGAGCGCGAACTGCTGGGGTATGCGCTCGAACGCCTGACCGAAGTTGAAGGGTTGCGGGTGTACGGTCCGACAACGACCGAAATGCGCGGCGGTGCGGTGAGTTTTACGCTCGACGGGGTGCATCCGCACGATGTCGCTGCGGTGCTCGACGGCGAGGGGATTGCGGTGCGCGCCGGGCACCACTGCGCGCAGCCGCTACATGCGCACTACGACATTCCTGCCACCACACGCGCATCATTCTATCTGTACAACATACCGGAAGAGATTGATCGACTGGTCGCCGCGCTGCACAAAGTGCGCACGCTGTTCGGGTGATTGGGATGGATGATCTGTACCGCGAACTTATCCTCGAACACTACAAGCATCCGCGTCGTCGCGGTCGCATCGACCATCCCGACGTCAGCGCTGAGGAGCATAATCCGCTGTGCGGCGATCGAGTGCGGATCGACCTGCGGATCGAGAATGGCATCATCACCGATGCGCGCTTCGATGGGCGCGGATGCGCCATCAGTCAGGCGTCGGCATCGATGTTGACCGAGGAAATTGTCGGGATGCCGGTTGAACAGGCAAAGCAGTTCAGCAAGGATCAGATGCTTGCGCTGATCGGCATTCCGTTGAACCATAATCCGGTGCGCATCAAGTGCGCCTTGCTTCCGCTCAAAACACTCAAGGTCGGGTTGTATGGCGTGGGTCATGCGCCCGATGATGATGAGATGTGATTAATTCTGGGAGAGGAGTGCATCCAATGGCTGTGACAGCGACGAATCTGGATTTCGATTACTCGAAGTACGCGTTCCGCAACGAGGAACGATATATTTTCAAGTCTGAAAAGGGCTTGAACGAAAAAGTCGTGCGTGAACTGTCAGGGATGAAGGGTGAGCCGGAGTGGATGTTGAAGCGTCGGTTGCAGGCGCTCGAAATCTTCCGCAAAAAGCCGACGCCGCTGACCGGCATGTGGGCGAACCCTGAACTGGCAGAATTGAACTATGACGATATTCACTATTTCGTGCGTGCTGGCGAGCGCCCGCAGACCGATTGGGACGCCGTGCCGCCGGAGATCAAGAACACCTTTGAGCGGTTGGGCATCCCTGAAGCGGAGCGCAAGTTCCTGGCAGGCGTCGGCGCGCAGTACGAGTCGGAAGTCGTCTATCACTCGCTGCGCGAAGAGTGGGCGAAGCAGGGGGTGATTTTCCTCGACACCGATACCGGGTTGAAGGAGTACCCGGAGATCTTCAAGCAATACTTCGGTACGGTCGTGCCGGCGGCGGATAACAAGTACGCTGCGCTGAACACAGCGGTCTGGTCGGGCGGGTCGTTCGTCTACGTGCCGAAGGGGGTGCACGTCGATATTCCGCTTCAGGCGTACTTCCGCATCAATGCGGAGAACATGGGTCAGTTCGAGCGCACCCTGATTATCGTCGAGGAAGGTGCGTCGGTGCACTATATCGAGGGATGCACCGCGCCGATCTACAGCACTAACTCGCTGCACTCGGCGGTGGTCGAGATCATCGTGATGAAGGGCGGCAAGTGCCGCTATACCACGATCCAGAACTGGGCGAACAATATCTTCAACCTGGTGACCAAGCGCGCTATCGCCTATGAAGAGGCGAGCATGGAGTGGGTCGATGGCAACATCGGTTCGCGCCTGACGATGAAGTACCCGTCGGTCTACCTGATGGGGCGCGGCGCGCGCGGCGAGGTGCTCTCGGTGGCGTATGCCGGCAAGGGGCAGCACCAGGACGCCGGCGCCAAAATGGTGCATATCGCGCCAGATACGACGAGCCGCATCACCAACAAGTCGGTCTCGAAGAATGGCGGCAAGACGACGTACCGCGGTCTGGCGAAGGTGGCGCCGGGCGCAACCGGGGCGAAGATCAATGTGAACTGTGACGCGCTCATCCTGGATGAGAAGTCGGCATCCGATACGATCCCGTACATCGAGATTGAGGAAGACCGCTGCACCCTGGCGCACGAGGCGACGGTGGGGCGTATCGGCGAGGAGCAACTGTTCTATCTGATGAGCCGCGGCATCAGCGAGGCTGACGCGCTGTCGATGATCGTGCTCGGTTTTATGGAGCCGTTCACGCGCGAACTGCCGATGGAGTACGCCGTTGAACTCAACCGTCTCATTCAACTCGAGATGGAAGGGTCGGTGGGATAAGAGGCGAGCGGCAAGCAACAGGAAGGTCGTGCGCGTTCCACATTGAACGTGGCAGACGGGAAGGTTGAAGGCGCAAAGGAATTGCGCGTTCCGTGGCGAACGTACAATCCTTTGCGCCTTGTGTCTTTGTAAGAGTGTTCAACCTTTGATGAAGAAGTGTCGCTCAGGCGCCGGTCGCGCTCCGGATGTCCCGCAAGATCGCATCAACCTGCTCCGGCGATTGTCCATGCCGTGCCAATACCTGCGCTGTGAGATCTAACACCCTGTCTGCAAACCGTTGTGCAATATCGTGCCGTAATCCCTGCCCGATATAGAGTTTCAACAAAGCTTCAGCCGACATATCACGACTTGCAGCAACTTCCTGTACCATTGCGAAGGTATCGGTTGGCAAGTTTAGAGTAATCGTGATTGTCGGGCGAGGACGAAGATGGAGCTCGGTTGGGAACTCAGGCTGACTCATAGAGTTTCCTTTCTGCGCGCGTTGCCAATCGTGCAGAGATAATCCGCGTTCGCTCGCGTCGCTCGGTGTAGACAACCAGCAATAAGCGTTGCGCGACCGGGTAGCCCAGGACAAAATTGCGCTGCTCGTTGACATCGTTTGGAGTAGCATCTCCATATTGATAGAATGGATCAAAAAAGACCTCGGCAGCTTCCTCAAAGGTTACGCCGTGGTTGACGATGTTGAGTCGGGACTTCTGGTCATCCCACTCAAATTCGACACCCTGGAGTCGATAGACAACATCCATCACGCAACAGCCTGCGCATTCGCTTCGTGCCAGGTATATGATAGCATACGCGACCTTCAGACGAGACGTGGCAAGCATGAAACCACAATCGCACCCACCAACACGTCCAGCGTGCGGCGCTGCTCAGTCGGGTGAGTTAGCCCTCCGAAACAGGAGCCTGACCCCCTCCCCGCTAAAATTGGTGCTCCAAACGAGGAACCGACATGGTACAATAGTACTGCTTGTACGACCGGTCGTCGCTCGTTGGAGGTGCTGCGCCGATGCAACCCATAGCCTTAACCCCGGAACTTGTCGCTCGCGCAGGTAAACATATCGCGGCCGCGCTGCGTCGCAATCCCGGCATCGATGCGGCGGCGCTGTGCGCGCTGAACGGTCAGGTCTTGTGGGCCAGCGATCCGGCATTCGAGCGCGCTGCGCCTTCCATTGCCCGGATCGGCATCATGTCGCTCAAATTATGGGTCAAGGTGCGTTCGGGCAAACTGGACCGCATTGGTCTGGTGACGGGAGAGGGTACGGTTGATATTATTTTCGTACCGCCGATCGGATCGGTGCTGGTTGCCAGCGGGCGCGACGCGGGAACCGGATGGCTGGAGAATGAGCCGCTGGCGCTGCTTGAAGCGCTCGGTCTTTCAATGCGATCCCCCCTCGTTTCGCCGAACGGTCGCCCGTAGGATGGGCGCCGGGTTGGGTCTCTGGCGCGCAGCATCGTGTGATGCCGCGCGTTTTGTTGTTCCTTGATGCACGGATGAGGTTGAGCGCAATGGCTGAGTTCGTCAAACTTGCAACGATCCATGATCTGCCAGACGGCGGTATGCGGGCTGTGGAGTACAACGGTCGGCGGATCGCCCTGTTTCGCGCTGGCGAGACGATCTATGCTACCGATGATATCTGTTCCCATGCATATGCAGAGTTGAGCGATGGGTTCTTCGATCCCGATGACGGTACGGTGGAATGCCCGCTGCACGGCTCACGCTTCGATGTGCGCACCGGGCGCCCGCTGACATTGCCCGCGTTCGCGCCGATTGAGGTGTTCGAGGTGCAGGTGCAGGGAGACGATGTGCTCGTGCGCGTTGCCTGATGCAGGCATTGCTTGACTCTTGCTTCCCCCGGCAGTACAATATAGTTGATTAAATTAAGCGGTCTACTTCAGAATTATCGGGGGAGGTTGTGATGAATGGTTATGCTCACCCTGAGGCGCTGGTTGACACCGCATGGGTTGCCGATCATTTGAACGATCCGAAGGTGCGGATCGTGGAGTGCGATGAGGACATTCTGCTCTATGATCAGGGGCATATCCCCGGTGCGGTGAAGATCGACTGGGTCGGTGAACTCAACGACCCGATCATCCGCGACTATCTGGATCGCGAACGGTTCGAGCAGTTGATGGTCTCGAAGGGGATCAGCAACGATACGACGGTGGTTTTCTACGGCGATAAGCACAACTGGTGGGCAACCTACGCACTGTGGGTCTTCAAACTCTTTGGACATGCCGACGCACGGATTATGAATGGCGGGCGCGCCAAATGGATTGCCGAAGGGCGCCCGTTGACGCGCGAGGTTCCTTCCTACCCGCCGGGCGAGTACCATGCGCCGGAGCGCAATGATGCCGCCATTCGCGCATTCCGCGATCAGGTGCTGGCGCATATCCGGCAGAGCGGCACGGCGCTGGTCGATGTACGCAGCCCGCAGGAGTACACCGGCGAGCGTCTGCACATGCCGGAGTATCCGCAGGAAGGCGCACTGCGCGGCGGTCACATTCCCACAGCGGTGAACATCCCATGGGCGAGCGCCGTGCGCGAGGATAGTACCTTCAAGAGCGCCGACGAACTGCGTGAACTGTACGCCAGCAAAGGCATCACGCCAGACAAGGATGTGATTGCCTACTGCCGCATCGGTGAGCGATCCAGCCATACCTGGTTCGTGCTGAAGTACCTGCTTGGCTATCCGAAAGTCCGCAATTATGACGGCAGCTGGACCGAGTGGGGCAACGCGGTTGGTCTGCCGATTGAGAAGTAACCAGCACGACTATGTCTGACATCCCTGCCGGTCTGCCGCCGCGCCTGCGTGCTATCGTCGAGGAGTTTCAGGCGGCGGACCGGGCGGAAAAACTGGAACTGCTGCTCGAATATTCAGACCGACTGCCGCCGCTGCCGGATCATCTGCGCAACAATCGTGCTGCAATGGAGCAGGTACACGAATGCGCCACTCCGGTGTATGCGGCGGTAGAGTCACACGACGAGCGGTTGACGTTTCACATCGATGTTCCCGAAGAGTCGCCGACGGTGCGCGGCTATGCGGCGCTGCTGCGCGACGGTCTTGAAGGTGCGACGCCGGAAGAGGTGCTCGCCATTCCAGGCGATTTCTTCTACGCAATGGGGTTGCACCAGGTGCTTTCGCCACAGCGACTGAACGGTATCAGTTATCTGCTGGCGTATCTGAAGCGGCTCGCCACACGGGAACTGGCGAAACGGAACGGGTGATGGATCGCGCGGCGCTCATTGCGCGTCTGCTGAACCATTATGAACATCCACGCCATCGCGGTCCCCTTGTCGATGCGGATGTGACACTGACCGGCGGTCATCCTGAATGCGGCGACGTCATCACCATCTATCTGAAGGTTGAACCGCCGGATCGCATCACAGCAGTCTCCTTTGAGGGGCGCGGGTGCACAATTTCGCAGGCGGCGGCTTCGATACTGACCGAACTCGCTGCCGGTGCGACATTTGCAGCAGTTGAGACGATGACGCCGGACGAGATGATCGATCTCCTGGAACGTGAAGTGGTCGGAACGCGACCGCGTTGTGCAACGCTGGCACTGCGGATATTGAAGGCAGCGATCTCAACCTGCCGGATGGGAAAGATGTCGTGAGTCTGCGCGTATTTGAGGAACGGATAGACCGCCGCAGCACGCTGATCGATCTGGTCGGCAACACGCCGCTGCTGCGCCTGGCGCGGATCGATCCCGATCTGCCGCCTGGCGTTGCTGTCTATGCCAAGGCGGAGTGGTACAACCCCGGCGGTTCGGTCAAGGATCGTCCGGCATTGTGGATGATCCGCGATGGCGAACGACGCGGTTTGTTGCGTCCCGGCATGCGGATCGCCGATGCAACCAGCGGCAACACCGGCATCGCCTATGCGACGCTTGGTGCGGCGCTCGGCTATCAGGTGACGCTGGCGCTGCCCGCCAATGCCAGTCCTGAACGGCGGCGGATTCTCCGTTCTCTCGGCGCAGAACTGGTGCTCACCGATCCATTGGAGGGCATGGATGCAGCGATACGTAAGATCCGTGCGCTGGTGCAGGAACACCCGGAACGCTACTTCTACCCGGATCAGTACAACAACCCTGCCAACCCGCGCGCCCACGAGGAGAGCACCGGCCCCGAAATCTGGGCGCAAACCGGCGGTCGCGTGACGCACTTCGTGGCAGCGTTGGGCACCAGCGGCACGTTCATGGGCATCGGGCGCTTTCTGCGTACACGCAATCCTGCCGTGCGCCTGATCGCCGTCCAACCCGACGGACCCTACCACGCGCTGGAGGGCGTCAAGCATATGGCATCGACGACGCTGGTTCCCGGTATTTATGATCCGACGCTTGCGGATGCCACCATCGAGATTCGGAGTGAAGAAGCCTTCGCAATGGCGCGTCGTCTGGCGCGTACCGAAGGATTGATGGTCGGCGTCTCAGCCGCAGCCAACGTCGCTGCTGCACTGCGGGTCGCTCGTGACCTGCGCGAGGGGGTGGTGGTGACGATCCTGTGCGACGGCGCTGCCAAGTATCTCAGTGATCGCTTCTGGGAAGATGGCGATGGACGTGATGGCGAAGGGATCTGAGGGTTGAAGGTTGAAGGTTGAGGGTTGAACGTTGGGGGTTGAACGTTGAGCGTTGGACGTTGAGCGTTGGACGTTGCAGGTTCCAGGTTGAACATTGAACGTTGAACGTTGAACGTTGCAGACGCCGGGGAACGGAGGAACGTTTCTGACCCTTGAGATCTTTCTGACAGGAACATGCCTGAATGATGATCATTCTTTCCGACCACGTTCGTTATGCTATCGTGCAGCACGCTGAAGCGACCTATCCCAATGAGTGCGTCGGGTTGCTGATCGGGCGGATCGATGAGTCGCGCATTGCAGTGGAAGATATTTTTCCGACGCCAAACCGCTGGACGGTCGAAACCGGATTGACGCCGACCGATGCGGAACACTCGCAGCGCGACCGGTTCTATCTCGATCCGCGCGACTATCTGCGCGCCGATCGCGCCGCACGCGCCCGCCATCTCGATGTCGTCGGGTGTTACCATTCGCATCCCGACCATCCGGCGACGCCGTCGCCGCGTGATCTGACCGGTGCTCAGGGGGTTGGCGGCGGTTCGCAGTTCGTGTTTCTCATTCAGAGTGTGATCGACGGTCGCGCCGCCGAACTGACCGCCTGGACGCTGGATGAATCTGCTGCGCGTTTCGTGGCGGAGGAGATAGTTGTTGTGTGCTGAGTCGAGGCGAGAGGCGAGAGGCGAGGAGGAGGCAGGGCGGCGGGGCGACGTAGGGGCGCAGCGGCGGGGCGACGTAGGGGCGCAGCGGCGCCGCGCCCGTACTGGCAGCGGGGGGGTCATGGAGAGAGGGGATGGGGTAAGAGGGGATGAGGTGAGCGGGTTGAAGGTTGCACGTTGTTCTCGGTTCCTGGTTCTTGGTTCTTGGTTCTCAGTTCCTGGTTCCTGGTTCCTGGTTCCTGGTTCTTGGTTCTCAAAAGAGGTCACACCTATGGCAGTCACCGTTACCATTCCAACCGCACTCCGCCAGTACGTCGGCGGCAATGCCAGCGTCTCGCTTGCAGCCGGTTCTGTGGGTCAAATACTGGCAGCATTGAGCGAGCAGTACCCGCAACTGGGCAGGCATCTCTACAACGAACAGGGCGCTCTACGCAGTTTCGTCAATATCTATGTCGGCGATGAAGATATCCGTCACCTGCAGGGGATCGAGACGCCAGTTCCCGACGGCGAGACCGTGAGCATCATTCCGGCGATTGCAGGCGGCGTCTGACCCACCGAAGTTTGTCGCCTGCGCAATGGCGCGCGGCACAAATGTCGGGGCGCGCATCAGCAGGTGAGGTGTGCCTGGTCTCTTCCGTAGTGCAGAAGTTGTGGGGTATCATATGGTTCTACCTTCTCTGTCAAATGAAGAAATCCGCCGCTACTCACGGCATCTGATCCTGCCCGAGTTCGGTATGGAGGGGCAGCGTAAACTCAAGCAGGGCAGCGTGTTGCTGATCGGAACCGGCGGGCTTGGATCGCCGCTGGCGCTGTATCTCGCCGCTGCGGGCGTGGGGCACATCGGACTGGTTGATTTCGACATCGTTGACGAAAGCAACCTGCAGCGCCAGATTATTCACGGCACATCCACGCTGGGCATTCGCAAAACCGAATCGGCAAAAATGCGCCTGCGCGATCTCAATCCGCATATCGACATCGCTACCTATGACGTTCAGATCACGTCGGACAACGCATTCGACCTGATCCGACCATACGATGTGATCGTCGATGGCACCGATAATTTTCCCACCCGCTATCTGACGAACGACGCCTGTGTGATGCTGGGCAAACCTAACGTGTACGGCTCGATCTTCCGCTTCGAGGGGCAGGCGACGGTTTTTTCGCCGAAACATGGCGGACCGTGCTACCGTTGTCTGTACCCGGAGCCGCCGCCGCCCGGTCTGGTGCCGAGTTGCGCCGAGGGTGGCGTGCTCGGCGTGCTCCCCGGCGTGATCGGGACGATCCAGGCAACCGAGGCGATCAAACTGCTCACCGGCATCGGCGAGCCGCTGATTGGTCGTCTGCTGCTCTACGATGCGCTGGCGATGCGCTTCCGCGAACTGAAACTGCGGCGCAACCCCGATTGTCCAGTGTGCGGCGATCATCCGACAGTCACCGAACTGATCGATTATCAGCAGTTCTGCGGTATTTCGCCCGAAGAGGCGCACCGTGACGCGACCATCGAGATAACTCCCGCCGAAGTCGCCGACTGGCTGCACAGCGACAACCCGCCCTTCCTGCTCGATGTGCGCGAACCAAACGAGTGGGAAATCTGCCATATCCCCGGCGCCGTGCGGATCTCGGTCAACGAACTGGCAGAGCGCATGAACGAACTCGATAGTGCGGTCGAAATGGTCGTCTACTGTCGCAGCGGTGTTCGCAGCGCCCGCGCCGTCGAATTGCTGCGCCAGGCAGGGTTCCGCAAAGTAAAGAACATGGCAGGCGGGATCTTGCGCTGGTCCGATGAGGTCGATCCGAGCGTGCCAAAATATTGAGGTTGGCATTCAGCCGCGCTGATGCTATAATACCGCTCCGTGATTCAGGTTCGTACAGACAGGATCGACGGGTGAAAATCGCACTTTACAGCGCACTTATCATTGTCAGCGTAGCGCTGACCTTTCTGGTCGTCGTGCAGGGGCGCACTGCCGGTCTGCAACAGCGCGACACCATCTACCGCACGAAGCGTGGCATCGAGAAGACGATGCACCAGGCAACAATCGTGCTGGCGGTTGTATTCCTCCTGCTGGCGCTGATCGCCAGCCTGCCAATCTGGTAAACGGCGTATTGAATGCAGCAGGCGCCGCTTCACAGGAGTAAAGCGACGTTTGCGCATTCCACGCTGATACATCTATGGCACGTCGCATCCGCTGGCAAATCCTGATTGCGTCGATCAGTGCTCTGACGGTGCTGCTCCTGATGAGTTACCTGGCGCTCACACGCGCATCGGTGGCGCGCCCGCTGGCAGGAGGCGATTATATCGAAGGGGTTGTCGGCGCGCCGGTGCATCTCAATCCCCTGGTCGCTGATCCAGCCTCCGATCCGGTCGCCGCCGACATCCAGCGCCTGGTCTTCGAAGGGTTGACCCGCCCCGGTCCCGACGGTCTACCCATGCCGGCACTCGCCGAGTCGTGGGCGGTTGATGAGAGCGGGACAGTCTACACCTTTACACTGCGAAGCGGCGCGTCGTGGCACGATGGTGCGCCGGTGACGGTCGATGACGTGCTGTTCACGCTGCGCGCTGTGCAGGGTCCGGCGTTCGCCGGTGATCAGAACGTTGCCGCTTTCTGGCGTACTGTCCTGGTTGATCGCGTCGGAGAACGCAGCGTCAGTTTCCGCTTGGAAGCGCCATTTGCGCCATTTCTGCGGTTGACCGGTTTCCCGATCCTCCCCGCGCACCTGCTGCGTAACGTTCCGCCGGAACAGTGGGAGGCGCATCCATTCAACCGCTTGCCGGTCGGCGCCGGTCCGTACCGCCTGGTGGAACTCGATGAACAGCGTGCGCTGCTACGCGCCAACCCGCGTTATTTCGGCGCAACCCCGTTCATCGAAACGATTGAACTGCGCTTTTTTCGCACTGAACAGGAAGCATTCGCTGCGCTGACCCGCAGCGAGATTCAGGGTCTGGCATTCACCGGCGCCAGCGCCCTGGCGGATGTCAACCTGCCACGCGGCATTGTGCGACGTCAGGCGCTGCTGGATGGATACACGGCGCTCTCCTTCAACCTGCGCGACGGTCTGCTCACCGATCTCGGCGTGCGACGCGCACTGGCGACTGCACTCGACAAGGATGCCCTGATCGCCAGTGCGCTTGCGGGGAAGGTGATGCGGCTCGATACGCCGATTCTGCATGGATGGTGGGCGGAAACGTCCGATGTGTCGTGGTATGAGCCAGACGTTGCCCGCGCAATGGCGCAACTTGACACGCTGGGGTACGTCCCGGGCGCCGATGGCGTCCGTGTTCGGGACGGTCAACCACTCGTCTTTTCGCTGCTGACCGATAACTCTCCAACGCGGCGTGCGGTTGCAGAAGAGATTGCCCGTCAGTGGAGCGCCATCGGGGTGCAGATCGTTATCGAACCGGTCGAACCGACCGAAATGCAACGCCGGCTGGAAACGCATGAATTCACCATCGCACTGCACGGATGGCAGCGGCTCGGTTCCGATCCCGATGTCTTCGAACTCTGGCATTCGAGTCAGGCGGAGCGCGGACGCAATTACGCAGGTCTCGCAGATGCCACTATCGACGAGATTCTCTCCAGCGCGCGCAAAATCTACGACATCACGGATCGTGCCGAACTCTACCGTGAATTTCAGGAACGCTGGGTCGAACTGGCGCCGGGGATCATTCTCTATCAACCGATCCTGTTCCACGCCACAGTTGCCGACCTCGGCGACACGATTGCCGTCCCGCCGGATGCCGCCGCTTCGCCCCATCTGCTGATCGGGCGCGAGGGGCGTTTTGTGAATGTCAACCGCTGGTATCTGCGTAGCGCTCGCGAGATCCGCGGTGATTTGCGATAAGCAGAAGAAAGTACACCGGTATGACCATCGACCATCTCGTAGATCCTGCATGGCTCCTGGAGCACCTGAACGATCCAGACATCCGCATCGCCGATCTGCGCTGGTATCTCCTCGAACCCGGTCGGGGACGCATTGAGTATCTGGAAGCGCACATCCCCGGCACCGTATATCTCGACATCGACACTGACCTGGCGGCGCCGCCGTTTCAGGGACCGGGTCGCCATCCCATTCCGTCACCCGAAGCATTCGCAGCAACCGCCTCACGCGCGGGGATTGCGCCCACAACCCACGTTATCGCCTACGACAGCGTTGGCGGCGCCTATGCTGCGCGTCTCTGGTGGCTGTTGCGCTATTTCGGGCACGAACGGGTCTCACTGCTCGACGGGGGATGGCCTGCATGGACGGCTGCCGGTTTCCCGGTCGAAACAGGTGATGTGGCGCCACAACCGACAGTATTCGTCCCACGCCCCAACCGCTTGATGGTTGTCGATGCAGATGCTGTGGAGACACTGCGCCACAATCCACGCGCACTGATCATCGATGTGCGTGCGCCAGAGCGCTACCAGGGGATTGCCGAACCCCTCGATCCGCGCGCCGGACATATTCCAGGCGCAGTTTCCGCACCTTACGCCGATGCCATCGATACCAATGGACGGTTATTGCCGGCAGACGCGCTGCGGGCGCGTTATGCCGCGCTTGGCGCCGACCGCGCCGAAACCATTGTGTGTTACTGCGGTTCTGGCGTTACGGCTGCACATACCATCCTGGCGCTCGAACGCGCTGGCTGGAAGAACGTCCTGCTCTACGAAGGCTCCTGGAGCGACTGGTCGCGTGATCCTGCACGCCCCGCAGCATGTGATATAATACCCTGCAAAGGCTGTGACGGAGACGAGTAGGCGGCAGTGAACCGGTCAGCGAGCGCGCGGGTGGTGAGAGGCGCGCCAGAGTTCGGTCGCCGAATATCACTCCTGAGCCGGGAGGTGAACGCGCCAGGCGGACAATCAGCGCGTCAGTAGCCTGCCCCGGTTGCGCCGACCGTTATCCCGGCGGAGGTGTGCTGGCGCCTCGATGAGTGCAGCCGACGGTGTATCGGCTGAATCAGGGTGGTA
Encoded here:
- a CDS encoding PLP-dependent cysteine synthase family protein — encoded protein: MSLRVFEERIDRRSTLIDLVGNTPLLRLARIDPDLPPGVAVYAKAEWYNPGGSVKDRPALWMIRDGERRGLLRPGMRIADATSGNTGIAYATLGAALGYQVTLALPANASPERRRILRSLGAELVLTDPLEGMDAAIRKIRALVQEHPERYFYPDQYNNPANPRAHEESTGPEIWAQTGGRVTHFVAALGTSGTFMGIGRFLRTRNPAVRLIAVQPDGPYHALEGVKHMASTTLVPGIYDPTLADATIEIRSEEAFAMARRLARTEGLMVGVSAAANVAAALRVARDLREGVVVTILCDGAAKYLSDRFWEDGDGRDGEGI
- a CDS encoding M67 family metallopeptidase, with product MMIILSDHVRYAIVQHAEATYPNECVGLLIGRIDESRIAVEDIFPTPNRWTVETGLTPTDAEHSQRDRFYLDPRDYLRADRAARARHLDVVGCYHSHPDHPATPSPRDLTGAQGVGGGSQFVFLIQSVIDGRAAELTAWTLDESAARFVAEEIVVVC
- a CDS encoding MoaD/ThiS family protein, producing the protein MAVTVTIPTALRQYVGGNASVSLAAGSVGQILAALSEQYPQLGRHLYNEQGALRSFVNIYVGDEDIRHLQGIETPVPDGETVSIIPAIAGGV
- the moeB gene encoding molybdopterin-synthase adenylyltransferase MoeB produces the protein MVLPSLSNEEIRRYSRHLILPEFGMEGQRKLKQGSVLLIGTGGLGSPLALYLAAAGVGHIGLVDFDIVDESNLQRQIIHGTSTLGIRKTESAKMRLRDLNPHIDIATYDVQITSDNAFDLIRPYDVIVDGTDNFPTRYLTNDACVMLGKPNVYGSIFRFEGQATVFSPKHGGPCYRCLYPEPPPPGLVPSCAEGGVLGVLPGVIGTIQATEAIKLLTGIGEPLIGRLLLYDALAMRFRELKLRRNPDCPVCGDHPTVTELIDYQQFCGISPEEAHRDATIEITPAEVADWLHSDNPPFLLDVREPNEWEICHIPGAVRISVNELAERMNELDSAVEMVVYCRSGVRSARAVELLRQAGFRKVKNMAGGILRWSDEVDPSVPKY
- the secG gene encoding preprotein translocase subunit SecG, which codes for MKIALYSALIIVSVALTFLVVVQGRTAGLQQRDTIYRTKRGIEKTMHQATIVLAVVFLLLALIASLPIW
- a CDS encoding peptide ABC transporter substrate-binding protein; translated protein: MARRIRWQILIASISALTVLLLMSYLALTRASVARPLAGGDYIEGVVGAPVHLNPLVADPASDPVAADIQRLVFEGLTRPGPDGLPMPALAESWAVDESGTVYTFTLRSGASWHDGAPVTVDDVLFTLRAVQGPAFAGDQNVAAFWRTVLVDRVGERSVSFRLEAPFAPFLRLTGFPILPAHLLRNVPPEQWEAHPFNRLPVGAGPYRLVELDEQRALLRANPRYFGATPFIETIELRFFRTEQEAFAALTRSEIQGLAFTGASALADVNLPRGIVRRQALLDGYTALSFNLRDGLLTDLGVRRALATALDKDALIASALAGKVMRLDTPILHGWWAETSDVSWYEPDVARAMAQLDTLGYVPGADGVRVRDGQPLVFSLLTDNSPTRRAVAEEIARQWSAIGVQIVIEPVEPTEMQRRLETHEFTIALHGWQRLGSDPDVFELWHSSQAERGRNYAGLADATIDEILSSARKIYDITDRAELYREFQERWVELAPGIILYQPILFHATVADLGDTIAVPPDAAASPHLLIGREGRFVNVNRWYLRSAREIRGDLR
- a CDS encoding sulfurtransferase, encoding MTIDHLVDPAWLLEHLNDPDIRIADLRWYLLEPGRGRIEYLEAHIPGTVYLDIDTDLAAPPFQGPGRHPIPSPEAFAATASRAGIAPTTHVIAYDSVGGAYAARLWWLLRYFGHERVSLLDGGWPAWTAAGFPVETGDVAPQPTVFVPRPNRLMVVDADAVETLRHNPRALIIDVRAPERYQGIAEPLDPRAGHIPGAVSAPYADAIDTNGRLLPADALRARYAALGADRAETIVCYCGSGVTAAHTILALERAGWKNVLLYEGSWSDWSRDPARPAACDIIPCKGCDGDE